One genomic region from Syngnathus typhle isolate RoL2023-S1 ecotype Sweden linkage group LG17, RoL_Styp_1.0, whole genome shotgun sequence encodes:
- the LOC133170540 gene encoding dynein axonemal assembly factor 5-like isoform X2: protein MAATASNDEHVSAEVLRRLARHLNCLGEDNKSTRKRALESIKRETVDKKLSGVVFQELFSALLKPLLKCLSDPMERCREIAILLISDFIRCVPEPQESLPYLMPCLAQRFGEKETLEPAEELRLSAVEMLTLTVDVCGKQLAPYLNEMIDILQRTLVDPFPDVKRESCRCTVNFAKCVPEHFHMQAESLVKPLMQTIAHQHSKVRVSVIEATGAVVQYGTGKNVDDVLSHLAQRLFDDSPQVRKAVTLVVGDWLLKLMDRYSYFHKLIPLLLSGLTDEIPEIRLLAADLWQRVGAQWEKENEDDLKDKMDFLLTPPHFYPLGVERPGLGCRELVARNLYRLVPAIGHDLSDWLVATRVRTSRLLSVLLLHAEEHSTQHLQSLLVLLYRACADSERDVVISCLAAAKVLGAFVPPEVFLKLLLDHVDAPPSLHPWSALMVLRGMLGGCPKTLLRPHLRRIADTLAQPDVCQEYQQIAYLEQLLACVDTLLHQCGSDCRPITLQLLQVLVTVQSLSAEPGLCQKALESVQRLCEVQGLGSVPALYRQHMGQLLDWLSASVNSWSAYSPHRLQLHIVLVQSGPVIGEFVSQLMMLLHTCLQPDRDQEMRMNVFIMLSKLLLDGGNTLDSQGLFRAQSEKFLCDVLLPNLVWRAGRTAGALRTAALSCLLAWLQGGGVTSQQLLHAEEQLVPQVLSSLDEDSPMGRLLACRSLCAVLGLVGSSLGQEALNKIYPELLKRLDDSSEDVRGEALRALGLWLSSLGAEYDTGLCASHLQFLFQQLLLHLDDPDGAVKDQVLGEHAARFDFKRC, encoded by the exons ATGGCGGCCACGGCTTCGAATGACGAGCACGTTTCTGCGGAAGTTTTGCGAAGACTCGCCCGGCATTTAAACTGTCTTGGCGAAGACAACAAGTCGACGAGGAAGAGAGCCCTGGAGTCCATCAAGAGAGAGACGGTGGACAAAAAGCTGTCGGGCGTCGTCTTCCAGGAGCTTTTCTCAGCCCTCCTCAAGCCTCTCCTCAAGTGTCTGTCCGATCCGATGGAAAGATGTAGAGAAATCGCCATTTTGCTCATAAGCGACTTTATTCGCTGCGTCCCCGAACCGCAGGAGTCGTTGCCTTATCTCATGCCTTGCTTGGCCCAGCGGTTCGGGGAGAAGGAGACTCTGGAGCCGGCGGAGGAGCTGCGCTTGTCCGCTGTGGAGATGTTGACTCTGACGGTGGACGTGTGTGGAAAGCAGCTGGCGCCTTATCTGAACGAAATGATCGACATATTGCAGAGAACACTGGTCGACCCTTTTCCCGACGTCAAAAGGGAAAGCTGCAGATGCACCGTTAACTTTGCCAAGTGTGTGCCAG AGCATTTCCACATGCAGGCTGAGAGTCTAGTGAAGCCGCTCATGCAGACGATCGCTCATCAGCACTCCAAGGTGCGGGTGTCTGTCATCGAGGCTACCGGGGCGGTCGTTCAGTATGGCACTGGGAAAAACGTGGACGACGTCTTGTCTCACCTGGCGCAGAGGCTGTTTGATGACTCGCCGCAG GTGAGGAAAGCAGTAACTTTGGTGGTCGGTGATTGGCTGCTCAAATTAATGGACAGGTACTCCTACTTCCACAAACTCATTCCTCTCCTGCTGAGCGGTCTTACGGATGAGATTCCCGAAATAAG ACTTTTGGCGGCTGATTTATGGCAGCGGGTCGGCGCTCAGTGGGAGAAGGAGAACGAGGACGAcctcaaagacaagatggacttTCTGCTCACCCCACCGCACTTTTACCCACTGGGAG TGGAGCGTCCAGGTCTGGGCTGCAGAGAACTGGTAGCGAGGAACCTGTACAGACTGGTGCCGGCCATCGGCCACGACCTGAGCGACTGGCTGGTCGCCACCCGGGTCCGAACCTCGCGACTGCTGTCGGTGCTGCTGCTCCACGCCGAGGAGCACAGCACACAGCACCTCCAGTCTCTCTTGGTCCTCCTCTACCGGGCCTGCGCCGACTCTGAGAGGGACGTGGTCATCAGT TGCCTGGCCGCCGCTAAAGTGTTGGGTGCCTTCGTCCCACCCGAGGTCTTCCTCAAGCTGCTCCTGGATCACGTCGATGCCCCCCCTTCCTTGCATCCATGGTCCGCCCTCATGGTGCTGCGCGGCATGCTGGGAGGATGCCCCAAAACTCTCCTGAGACCGCACCTCCGGCGAATTGCCGACACGCTGGCCCAACCTGACGTCTGCCAGGAATATCAACAG ATTGCCTACTTGGAGCAATTGCTGGCCTGCGTGGACACGCTACTGCACCAGTGTGGGTCCGACTGCCGCCCGATCACCCTGCAGCTGCTGCAGGTGCTGGTCACTGTCCAGAGCCTCTCTGCTGAGCCTGGCCTCTGCCAGAAG GCCCTGGAGAGCGTCCAGCGGTTGTGTGAGGTCCAGGGCCTGGGCTCGGTGCCGGCGCTCTACAGGCAACACATGGGCCAGCTACTGGACTGGCTGTCCGCGTCTGTCAACAGCTGGTCCGCTTATTCGCCGCACCGACTCCAATTGCACATCGTCCTGGTGCAGTCAG GTCCAGTTATTGGAGAGTTTGTGAGCCAGTTGATGATGCTTCTTCACACCTGCCTCCAGCCAGACAGAGACCAAGAGATGAGGATGAACGTCTTCATCATGCTCTCTAAGTTGCTGCTGGACGGAGGCAACACGCTGGACTCTCAGGG ACTTTTCAGGGCTCAGTCTGAGAAGTTCCTGTGTGACGTGCTGCTTCCAAACCTGGTGTGGCGAGCCGGCCGTACTGCCGGAGCCCTACGGACCGCTGCCCTCAGCTGTCTACTTGCCTGGCTGCAGGGAGGAGGCGTCACGTCgcaacaa CTGCTGCACGCGGAGGAGCAGCTGGTCCCGCAGGTGCTGTCATCTCTAGACGAGGACTCCCCGATGGGCCGGCTGCTGGCATGTCGCTCGCTGTGCGCCGTCCTCGGACTGGTGGGATCGTCTCTGGGCCAGGAGGCCCTCAACAAGATCTACCCCG AGCTGCTGAAGCGTCTAGACGACAGCAGCGAGGACGTGCGCGGCGAGGCCCTCCGTGCACTCGGCCTGTGGTTGTCCAGCCTGGGCGCAGAGTATGACACGGGACTGTGCGCTTCACACCTGCAGTTCCTCTTCCAGCAGCTCCTCTTGCACCTGGATGACCCTGACGGCGCTGTGAAAGACCAAGTGCTCGGTGAGCACGCCGCTCGCTTTGATTTCAAG AGGTGCTGA
- the LOC133170540 gene encoding dynein axonemal assembly factor 5-like isoform X1 yields the protein MAATASNDEHVSAEVLRRLARHLNCLGEDNKSTRKRALESIKRETVDKKLSGVVFQELFSALLKPLLKCLSDPMERCREIAILLISDFIRCVPEPQESLPYLMPCLAQRFGEKETLEPAEELRLSAVEMLTLTVDVCGKQLAPYLNEMIDILQRTLVDPFPDVKRESCRCTVNFAKCVPEHFHMQAESLVKPLMQTIAHQHSKVRVSVIEATGAVVQYGTGKNVDDVLSHLAQRLFDDSPQVRKAVTLVVGDWLLKLMDRYSYFHKLIPLLLSGLTDEIPEIRLLAADLWQRVGAQWEKENEDDLKDKMDFLLTPPHFYPLGVERPGLGCRELVARNLYRLVPAIGHDLSDWLVATRVRTSRLLSVLLLHAEEHSTQHLQSLLVLLYRACADSERDVVISCLAAAKVLGAFVPPEVFLKLLLDHVDAPPSLHPWSALMVLRGMLGGCPKTLLRPHLRRIADTLAQPDVCQEYQQIAYLEQLLACVDTLLHQCGSDCRPITLQLLQVLVTVQSLSAEPGLCQKALESVQRLCEVQGLGSVPALYRQHMGQLLDWLSASVNSWSAYSPHRLQLHIVLVQSGPVIGEFVSQLMMLLHTCLQPDRDQEMRMNVFIMLSKLLLDGGNTLDSQGLFRAQSEKFLCDVLLPNLVWRAGRTAGALRTAALSCLLAWLQGGGVTSQQLLHAEEQLVPQVLSSLDEDSPMGRLLACRSLCAVLGLVGSSLGQEALNKIYPELLKRLDDSSEDVRGEALRALGLWLSSLGAEYDTGLCASHLQFLFQQLLLHLDDPDGAVKDQVLEVLKTGSSVLPALLKKEVEAARDNHRTCHHCDRLLQHIDAIQAHGGSRSPH from the exons ATGGCGGCCACGGCTTCGAATGACGAGCACGTTTCTGCGGAAGTTTTGCGAAGACTCGCCCGGCATTTAAACTGTCTTGGCGAAGACAACAAGTCGACGAGGAAGAGAGCCCTGGAGTCCATCAAGAGAGAGACGGTGGACAAAAAGCTGTCGGGCGTCGTCTTCCAGGAGCTTTTCTCAGCCCTCCTCAAGCCTCTCCTCAAGTGTCTGTCCGATCCGATGGAAAGATGTAGAGAAATCGCCATTTTGCTCATAAGCGACTTTATTCGCTGCGTCCCCGAACCGCAGGAGTCGTTGCCTTATCTCATGCCTTGCTTGGCCCAGCGGTTCGGGGAGAAGGAGACTCTGGAGCCGGCGGAGGAGCTGCGCTTGTCCGCTGTGGAGATGTTGACTCTGACGGTGGACGTGTGTGGAAAGCAGCTGGCGCCTTATCTGAACGAAATGATCGACATATTGCAGAGAACACTGGTCGACCCTTTTCCCGACGTCAAAAGGGAAAGCTGCAGATGCACCGTTAACTTTGCCAAGTGTGTGCCAG AGCATTTCCACATGCAGGCTGAGAGTCTAGTGAAGCCGCTCATGCAGACGATCGCTCATCAGCACTCCAAGGTGCGGGTGTCTGTCATCGAGGCTACCGGGGCGGTCGTTCAGTATGGCACTGGGAAAAACGTGGACGACGTCTTGTCTCACCTGGCGCAGAGGCTGTTTGATGACTCGCCGCAG GTGAGGAAAGCAGTAACTTTGGTGGTCGGTGATTGGCTGCTCAAATTAATGGACAGGTACTCCTACTTCCACAAACTCATTCCTCTCCTGCTGAGCGGTCTTACGGATGAGATTCCCGAAATAAG ACTTTTGGCGGCTGATTTATGGCAGCGGGTCGGCGCTCAGTGGGAGAAGGAGAACGAGGACGAcctcaaagacaagatggacttTCTGCTCACCCCACCGCACTTTTACCCACTGGGAG TGGAGCGTCCAGGTCTGGGCTGCAGAGAACTGGTAGCGAGGAACCTGTACAGACTGGTGCCGGCCATCGGCCACGACCTGAGCGACTGGCTGGTCGCCACCCGGGTCCGAACCTCGCGACTGCTGTCGGTGCTGCTGCTCCACGCCGAGGAGCACAGCACACAGCACCTCCAGTCTCTCTTGGTCCTCCTCTACCGGGCCTGCGCCGACTCTGAGAGGGACGTGGTCATCAGT TGCCTGGCCGCCGCTAAAGTGTTGGGTGCCTTCGTCCCACCCGAGGTCTTCCTCAAGCTGCTCCTGGATCACGTCGATGCCCCCCCTTCCTTGCATCCATGGTCCGCCCTCATGGTGCTGCGCGGCATGCTGGGAGGATGCCCCAAAACTCTCCTGAGACCGCACCTCCGGCGAATTGCCGACACGCTGGCCCAACCTGACGTCTGCCAGGAATATCAACAG ATTGCCTACTTGGAGCAATTGCTGGCCTGCGTGGACACGCTACTGCACCAGTGTGGGTCCGACTGCCGCCCGATCACCCTGCAGCTGCTGCAGGTGCTGGTCACTGTCCAGAGCCTCTCTGCTGAGCCTGGCCTCTGCCAGAAG GCCCTGGAGAGCGTCCAGCGGTTGTGTGAGGTCCAGGGCCTGGGCTCGGTGCCGGCGCTCTACAGGCAACACATGGGCCAGCTACTGGACTGGCTGTCCGCGTCTGTCAACAGCTGGTCCGCTTATTCGCCGCACCGACTCCAATTGCACATCGTCCTGGTGCAGTCAG GTCCAGTTATTGGAGAGTTTGTGAGCCAGTTGATGATGCTTCTTCACACCTGCCTCCAGCCAGACAGAGACCAAGAGATGAGGATGAACGTCTTCATCATGCTCTCTAAGTTGCTGCTGGACGGAGGCAACACGCTGGACTCTCAGGG ACTTTTCAGGGCTCAGTCTGAGAAGTTCCTGTGTGACGTGCTGCTTCCAAACCTGGTGTGGCGAGCCGGCCGTACTGCCGGAGCCCTACGGACCGCTGCCCTCAGCTGTCTACTTGCCTGGCTGCAGGGAGGAGGCGTCACGTCgcaacaa CTGCTGCACGCGGAGGAGCAGCTGGTCCCGCAGGTGCTGTCATCTCTAGACGAGGACTCCCCGATGGGCCGGCTGCTGGCATGTCGCTCGCTGTGCGCCGTCCTCGGACTGGTGGGATCGTCTCTGGGCCAGGAGGCCCTCAACAAGATCTACCCCG AGCTGCTGAAGCGTCTAGACGACAGCAGCGAGGACGTGCGCGGCGAGGCCCTCCGTGCACTCGGCCTGTGGTTGTCCAGCCTGGGCGCAGAGTATGACACGGGACTGTGCGCTTCACACCTGCAGTTCCTCTTCCAGCAGCTCCTCTTGCACCTGGATGACCCTGACGGCGCTGTGAAAGACCAAGTGCTCG AGGTGCTGAAGACGGGCAGCTCGGTCCTTCCGGCGCTCCTCAAGAAGGAAGTGGAAGCTGCCAGGGACAACCACCGCACTTGCCACCACTGCGACCGTCTGCTACAGCACATCGATGCTATTCAGGCGCACGGTGGTAGCCGTTCCCCTCACTGA
- the LOC133170429 gene encoding medium-chain acyl-CoA ligase ACSF2, mitochondrial-like isoform X2, producing MSSLLALRSFSQCTTSVKFVDGLERRVVWMSSWLQWGRRLHVDRPPCRPSLSSSYVHGTSAVSLLSLTMGQCLEAAARRWPQREAVVFLQDGIRKTFEHFQQDVDQVAAGLLALGLHPGDRLGLWGPNTYEWILFQYASAKAGIIQVSLNPAYQLKEVEFTLRKVQCKALVCPSSFKMQKFCDVLRQICPELSTSPPGAMRSARLPDLRVVIVTDRREAGALHPDDVFQAAESCHQRRLSELHGKLSCDDAINIQFTSGTTGDPKGVTLSHHNVVNNGYFVGLRAGYDWRVPMYHCFGSVLGGVCMAVHGITLVFPAATHDSRAHLEAIHKEKCNFVYGTPTMFTDLLGQPDLEKYDLSSMEGGIMAASPCAPELVANVRAKLNMKEIMIGYGTTENSPVTFLGFPFDDDRLKLHTVGCVMHHVEAKVVDVETGETVPLGATGELLIRGSCVMHGYWDESDATRRVLGPDRWYRTGDVASLNALGYCSIEGRIKDLIIRGGENIYPAEIEKFLYTNGKVHEVQVVGVKDERLGEQVCACIRLKEGQTCTADDIQIFCKGQIAHFKIPRYVVFVDSYPMTASGKIKKNILKADMEKHLGL from the exons ATGTCCTCGCTCCTTGCACTCCGCTCTTTTTCGCAATGCACTACCAGTGTCAAATTTGTGGATGGACTTGAACGCAGAGTGGTGTGGATGTCGAGCTGGCTCCAGTGGGGTCG GCGGCTGCACGTGGACCGTCCTCCGTGTCGACCGTCTCTGAGCAGCAGCTACGTGCACGGCACGTCAGCCGTCTCGCTGCTCTCCCTGACGATGGGACAGTGCCTGGAGGCCGCCGCCCGACGCTGGCCGCAGCGTGAAGCCGTAGTCTTCCTGCAGGACGGCATCAGGAAAACCTTTGAGCACTTCCAGCAGGAC GTGGACCAGGTGGCTGCGGGGCTCCTGGCTCTGGGCCTGCATCCAGGCGACCGTCTGGGCCTTTGGGGACCAAACACATACGAATGGATCCTCTTCCAGTATGCTTCGGCCAAGGCGGGAATCATTCAG GTGTCCTTAAACCCGGCCTATCAGCTCAAGGAAGTGGAGTTCACGCTCAGAAAG GTGCAGTGCAAAGCGCTGGTTTGTCCCAGCAGCTTTAAGATGCAAAAGTTCTGCGACGTGCTGCGGCAGATCTGCCCGGAGCTCAGCACGTCACCGCCAGGAGCCATGCGCAGCGCCAG GTTGCCGGACCTGCGTGTGGTGATCGTGACGGACAGGCGCGAGGCAGGCGCACTGCACCCGGATGACGTTTTCCAAGCGGCTGAGAGTTGTCACCAGCGCCGGCTAAGCGAGCTTCACGGCAAGTTGTCGTGCGACGATGCCATCAATATTCAGTTCACCTCT GGCACCACCGGCGACCCCAAGGGAGTCACCCTGTCCCATCACAACGTGGTCAACAACGGCTACTTTGTGGGGCTCCGAGCCGGCTATGACTGGAGG GTGCCCATGTACCACTGCTTTGGTTCGGTGTTGGGAGGTGTGTGCATGGCTGTGCACGGCATCACGCTAGTCTTTCCCGCCGCCACCCATGACAGCCGAGCCCACCTGGAGGCCATTCACAAGGAAAA GTGCAATTTCGTCTATGGCACTCCCACCATGTTCACAGACCTGCTGGGGCAGCCTGATCTGGAAAAGTACGATTTGTCCTCAATGGAAGGCG GCATCATGGCGGCATCGCCGTGCGCCCCGGAGCTCGTGGCCAACGTCAGGGCCAAGCTGAACATGAAAGAAATCATG ATTGGCTACGGCACCACCGAGAACAGCCCCGTCACCTTCTTGGGCTTCCCGTTTGACGACGACCGCCTCAAGCTCCACACAGTCGGCTGCGTCATGCACCACGTcgag GCCAAAGTGGTGGACGTGGAGACGGGCGAGACGGTCCCGCTGGGGGCCACGGGGGAGCTGCTGATCCGGGGCAGCTGCGTGATGCACGGCTACTGGGATGAGAGCGACGCAACCCGGCGGGTGCTCGGCCCGGACCGCTGGTACAGGACGGG CGACGTGGCCAGCCTGAACGCGCTGGGCTACTGCTCCATTGAGGGCCGCATCAAGGACTTGATCATCCGAGGTGGGGAGAACATCTACCCCGCTGAGATCGAGAAGTTCCTCTACACCAACGGCAAAGTGCACGAGGTGCAG GTGGTGGGAGTGAAAGACGAGCGTCTGGGTGAGCAGGTGTGCGCTTGCATCAGGCTCAAGGAAGGTCAGACGTGTACGGCGGACGACATACAAATATTCTGCAAAGGCCAG ATCGCCCACTTCAAAATCCCCCGCTACGTGGTGTTTGTGGACAGCTACCCCATGACCGCCTCCGGGAAG ATCAAGAAGAACATCTTAAAGGCAGACATGGAGAAGCATCTGGGCCTGTAA
- the LOC133170429 gene encoding medium-chain acyl-CoA ligase ACSF2, mitochondrial-like isoform X1 yields MSSLLALRSFSQCTTSVKFVDGLERRVVWMSSWLQWGRRLHVDRPPCRPSLSSSYVHGTSAVSLLSLTMGQCLEAAARRWPQREAVVFLQDGIRKTFEHFQQDVDQVAAGLLALGLHPGDRLGLWGPNTYEWILFQYASAKAGIIQVSLNPAYQLKEVEFTLRKVQCKALVCPSSFKMQKFCDVLRQICPELSTSPPGAMRSARLPDLRVVIVTDRREAGALHPDDVFQAAESCHQRRLSELHGKLSCDDAINIQFTSGTTGDPKGVTLSHHNVVNNGYFVGLRAGYDWRPQVRVCMQVPMYHCFGSVLGGVCMAVHGITLVFPAATHDSRAHLEAIHKEKCNFVYGTPTMFTDLLGQPDLEKYDLSSMEGGIMAASPCAPELVANVRAKLNMKEIMIGYGTTENSPVTFLGFPFDDDRLKLHTVGCVMHHVEAKVVDVETGETVPLGATGELLIRGSCVMHGYWDESDATRRVLGPDRWYRTGDVASLNALGYCSIEGRIKDLIIRGGENIYPAEIEKFLYTNGKVHEVQVVGVKDERLGEQVCACIRLKEGQTCTADDIQIFCKGQIAHFKIPRYVVFVDSYPMTASGKIKKNILKADMEKHLGL; encoded by the exons ATGTCCTCGCTCCTTGCACTCCGCTCTTTTTCGCAATGCACTACCAGTGTCAAATTTGTGGATGGACTTGAACGCAGAGTGGTGTGGATGTCGAGCTGGCTCCAGTGGGGTCG GCGGCTGCACGTGGACCGTCCTCCGTGTCGACCGTCTCTGAGCAGCAGCTACGTGCACGGCACGTCAGCCGTCTCGCTGCTCTCCCTGACGATGGGACAGTGCCTGGAGGCCGCCGCCCGACGCTGGCCGCAGCGTGAAGCCGTAGTCTTCCTGCAGGACGGCATCAGGAAAACCTTTGAGCACTTCCAGCAGGAC GTGGACCAGGTGGCTGCGGGGCTCCTGGCTCTGGGCCTGCATCCAGGCGACCGTCTGGGCCTTTGGGGACCAAACACATACGAATGGATCCTCTTCCAGTATGCTTCGGCCAAGGCGGGAATCATTCAG GTGTCCTTAAACCCGGCCTATCAGCTCAAGGAAGTGGAGTTCACGCTCAGAAAG GTGCAGTGCAAAGCGCTGGTTTGTCCCAGCAGCTTTAAGATGCAAAAGTTCTGCGACGTGCTGCGGCAGATCTGCCCGGAGCTCAGCACGTCACCGCCAGGAGCCATGCGCAGCGCCAG GTTGCCGGACCTGCGTGTGGTGATCGTGACGGACAGGCGCGAGGCAGGCGCACTGCACCCGGATGACGTTTTCCAAGCGGCTGAGAGTTGTCACCAGCGCCGGCTAAGCGAGCTTCACGGCAAGTTGTCGTGCGACGATGCCATCAATATTCAGTTCACCTCT GGCACCACCGGCGACCCCAAGGGAGTCACCCTGTCCCATCACAACGTGGTCAACAACGGCTACTTTGTGGGGCTCCGAGCCGGCTATGACTGGAGG CCTCAGGTGCGGGTATGCATGCAGGTGCCCATGTACCACTGCTTTGGTTCGGTGTTGGGAGGTGTGTGCATGGCTGTGCACGGCATCACGCTAGTCTTTCCCGCCGCCACCCATGACAGCCGAGCCCACCTGGAGGCCATTCACAAGGAAAA GTGCAATTTCGTCTATGGCACTCCCACCATGTTCACAGACCTGCTGGGGCAGCCTGATCTGGAAAAGTACGATTTGTCCTCAATGGAAGGCG GCATCATGGCGGCATCGCCGTGCGCCCCGGAGCTCGTGGCCAACGTCAGGGCCAAGCTGAACATGAAAGAAATCATG ATTGGCTACGGCACCACCGAGAACAGCCCCGTCACCTTCTTGGGCTTCCCGTTTGACGACGACCGCCTCAAGCTCCACACAGTCGGCTGCGTCATGCACCACGTcgag GCCAAAGTGGTGGACGTGGAGACGGGCGAGACGGTCCCGCTGGGGGCCACGGGGGAGCTGCTGATCCGGGGCAGCTGCGTGATGCACGGCTACTGGGATGAGAGCGACGCAACCCGGCGGGTGCTCGGCCCGGACCGCTGGTACAGGACGGG CGACGTGGCCAGCCTGAACGCGCTGGGCTACTGCTCCATTGAGGGCCGCATCAAGGACTTGATCATCCGAGGTGGGGAGAACATCTACCCCGCTGAGATCGAGAAGTTCCTCTACACCAACGGCAAAGTGCACGAGGTGCAG GTGGTGGGAGTGAAAGACGAGCGTCTGGGTGAGCAGGTGTGCGCTTGCATCAGGCTCAAGGAAGGTCAGACGTGTACGGCGGACGACATACAAATATTCTGCAAAGGCCAG ATCGCCCACTTCAAAATCCCCCGCTACGTGGTGTTTGTGGACAGCTACCCCATGACCGCCTCCGGGAAG ATCAAGAAGAACATCTTAAAGGCAGACATGGAGAAGCATCTGGGCCTGTAA
- the LOC133170429 gene encoding medium-chain acyl-CoA ligase ACSF2, mitochondrial-like isoform X3 produces MSSLLALRSFSQCTTSVKFVDGLERRVVWMSSWLQWGRRLHVDRPPCRPSLSSSYVHGTSAVSLLSLTMGQCLEAAARRWPQREAVVFLQDGIRKTFEHFQQDVDQVAAGLLALGLHPGDRLGLWGPNTYEWILFQYASAKAGIIQVQCKALVCPSSFKMQKFCDVLRQICPELSTSPPGAMRSARLPDLRVVIVTDRREAGALHPDDVFQAAESCHQRRLSELHGKLSCDDAINIQFTSGTTGDPKGVTLSHHNVVNNGYFVGLRAGYDWRPQVRVCMQVPMYHCFGSVLGGVCMAVHGITLVFPAATHDSRAHLEAIHKEKCNFVYGTPTMFTDLLGQPDLEKYDLSSMEGGIMAASPCAPELVANVRAKLNMKEIMIGYGTTENSPVTFLGFPFDDDRLKLHTVGCVMHHVEAKVVDVETGETVPLGATGELLIRGSCVMHGYWDESDATRRVLGPDRWYRTGDVASLNALGYCSIEGRIKDLIIRGGENIYPAEIEKFLYTNGKVHEVQVVGVKDERLGEQVCACIRLKEGQTCTADDIQIFCKGQIAHFKIPRYVVFVDSYPMTASGKIKKNILKADMEKHLGL; encoded by the exons ATGTCCTCGCTCCTTGCACTCCGCTCTTTTTCGCAATGCACTACCAGTGTCAAATTTGTGGATGGACTTGAACGCAGAGTGGTGTGGATGTCGAGCTGGCTCCAGTGGGGTCG GCGGCTGCACGTGGACCGTCCTCCGTGTCGACCGTCTCTGAGCAGCAGCTACGTGCACGGCACGTCAGCCGTCTCGCTGCTCTCCCTGACGATGGGACAGTGCCTGGAGGCCGCCGCCCGACGCTGGCCGCAGCGTGAAGCCGTAGTCTTCCTGCAGGACGGCATCAGGAAAACCTTTGAGCACTTCCAGCAGGAC GTGGACCAGGTGGCTGCGGGGCTCCTGGCTCTGGGCCTGCATCCAGGCGACCGTCTGGGCCTTTGGGGACCAAACACATACGAATGGATCCTCTTCCAGTATGCTTCGGCCAAGGCGGGAATCATTCAG GTGCAGTGCAAAGCGCTGGTTTGTCCCAGCAGCTTTAAGATGCAAAAGTTCTGCGACGTGCTGCGGCAGATCTGCCCGGAGCTCAGCACGTCACCGCCAGGAGCCATGCGCAGCGCCAG GTTGCCGGACCTGCGTGTGGTGATCGTGACGGACAGGCGCGAGGCAGGCGCACTGCACCCGGATGACGTTTTCCAAGCGGCTGAGAGTTGTCACCAGCGCCGGCTAAGCGAGCTTCACGGCAAGTTGTCGTGCGACGATGCCATCAATATTCAGTTCACCTCT GGCACCACCGGCGACCCCAAGGGAGTCACCCTGTCCCATCACAACGTGGTCAACAACGGCTACTTTGTGGGGCTCCGAGCCGGCTATGACTGGAGG CCTCAGGTGCGGGTATGCATGCAGGTGCCCATGTACCACTGCTTTGGTTCGGTGTTGGGAGGTGTGTGCATGGCTGTGCACGGCATCACGCTAGTCTTTCCCGCCGCCACCCATGACAGCCGAGCCCACCTGGAGGCCATTCACAAGGAAAA GTGCAATTTCGTCTATGGCACTCCCACCATGTTCACAGACCTGCTGGGGCAGCCTGATCTGGAAAAGTACGATTTGTCCTCAATGGAAGGCG GCATCATGGCGGCATCGCCGTGCGCCCCGGAGCTCGTGGCCAACGTCAGGGCCAAGCTGAACATGAAAGAAATCATG ATTGGCTACGGCACCACCGAGAACAGCCCCGTCACCTTCTTGGGCTTCCCGTTTGACGACGACCGCCTCAAGCTCCACACAGTCGGCTGCGTCATGCACCACGTcgag GCCAAAGTGGTGGACGTGGAGACGGGCGAGACGGTCCCGCTGGGGGCCACGGGGGAGCTGCTGATCCGGGGCAGCTGCGTGATGCACGGCTACTGGGATGAGAGCGACGCAACCCGGCGGGTGCTCGGCCCGGACCGCTGGTACAGGACGGG CGACGTGGCCAGCCTGAACGCGCTGGGCTACTGCTCCATTGAGGGCCGCATCAAGGACTTGATCATCCGAGGTGGGGAGAACATCTACCCCGCTGAGATCGAGAAGTTCCTCTACACCAACGGCAAAGTGCACGAGGTGCAG GTGGTGGGAGTGAAAGACGAGCGTCTGGGTGAGCAGGTGTGCGCTTGCATCAGGCTCAAGGAAGGTCAGACGTGTACGGCGGACGACATACAAATATTCTGCAAAGGCCAG ATCGCCCACTTCAAAATCCCCCGCTACGTGGTGTTTGTGGACAGCTACCCCATGACCGCCTCCGGGAAG ATCAAGAAGAACATCTTAAAGGCAGACATGGAGAAGCATCTGGGCCTGTAA